In one Dunckerocampus dactyliophorus isolate RoL2022-P2 chromosome 9, RoL_Ddac_1.1, whole genome shotgun sequence genomic region, the following are encoded:
- the LOC129187241 gene encoding trace amine-associated receptor 13c-like, with the protein MEMEDQSELCFPQLINISCRKPTSHWSEGVLFTVLLSIICIFTVVLNLLVIISISHFRQLHTPTNLLLLSLALSDFLVGFLVWPDEIYMRTSCWTLGDVLCFLYNCMTFTIMSISVGTMVLISADRDVAICDPLHYNTKVTVRRVQLCVCLCWFSSFLYCGIILNDQLVHPGRYISCYGECVFGVDYYAGVTDIVVNFILPLSIIITLYMRVFVVAVSQARAMSSHVTSVTLQHLVTVRAKKSELKAARTLGVLVLVFLMCFCPYYIVILTGDSIAQYVLHLYSLNFCLNPLIYALFYPWFRRAVRHIVRLHILQPGSCETNIISS; encoded by the exons ATGGAGATGGAGGACCAATCAGAGCTCTGCTTTCCACAACTCATcaacatctcctgcaggaagccCACATCTCATTGGTCTGAAGGTGTTCTTTTCACTGTTCTGCTGTCCATCATTTGTATCTTCACTGTGGTTCTCAACTTGCTGGTCATCATCTCCATCTCCCACTTCAG GCAGCTCCACACTCCCAccaacctcctcctcctctctctcgctctgtcTGACTTTCTGGTGGGCTTCCTGGTGTGGCCTGATGAGATCTACATGAGAACATCCTGCTGGACTCTTGGTGATGTGCTGTGCTTCTTGTATAACTGCATGACCTTCACAATCATGTCTATCTCAGTCGGAACCATGGTGCTGATATCAGCTGATCGTGATGTGGCTATTTGTGATCCTCTGCATTATAACACCAAAGTCACTGTGAGAAGAGTTCAACTTTGTGTTTGTCTCTGTTGgttctcttcttttctttacTGTGGCATCATTTTGAATGATCAGCTGGTTCATCCTGGAAGGTATATTTCCTGCTATGGAGAGTGTGTCTTTGGCGTTGACTATTATGCAGGTGTTACGGACATTGTTGTGAACTTCATCCTCCctctcagcatcatcatcactcTGTACATGAGAGTGTTTGTGGTTGCTGTGTCTCAGGCGCGAGCCATGAGCTCTCATGTTACATCAGTCACACTACAGCATTTAGTCACTGTCAGAGCAAAGAAATCAGAGTTGAAGGCAGCCAGGACTCTTGGTGTCCTTGTCCTCGTCTTCCTCATGTGTTTCTGTCCATATTACATTGTCATTCTCACAGGTGACTCCATTGCTCAATATGTTCTTCATTTATATAGTTTAAATTTCTGTTTAAACCCTTTGATCTATGCCTTGTTTTATCCATGGTTTAGAAGAGCTGTTAGACACATTGTCAGGCTGCACATACTGCAGCCTGGCTCCTGTGAGACCAACATTATTTCAAGTTGA
- the LOC129187242 gene encoding trace amine-associated receptor 13c-like — protein MMEMEDQSELCFPQLINISCRKPTSHWSEGVLFTVLLSIICIFTVVLNLLVIISISHFRQLHTPTNLLLLSLALSDFLVGLLVWPGEIYMRTSCWTLGDVLCFLYNYISFIIMSVSVGNMVLISADRYVAICDPLHYNTKVTVRRVQLCVCLCWFSSFLYCSIILNDQLVHPGRYISCYGECVFGVDYYAGVVDIVVNFILPLSIIITLYMRVFVVAVSQARAMSSHVTSVTLQHSVTVRAKKSELKAARTLGVLVLVFLVCFCPYYIVTLTGDKIMISSFTQYVLYLYSLNYCVNPLIYALFYPWFRRAVRHIVTLHILQPGSCGTNIILS, from the exons atGATGGAGATGGAGGACCAATCAGAGCTCTGCTTTCCACAACTCATcaacatctcctgcaggaagccCACATCTCATTGGTCTGAAGGTGTTCTTTTCACTGTTCTGCTGTCCATCATCTGTATCTTCACTGTGGTTCTCAACTTGCTGGTCATCATCTCCATCTCCCACTTCAG GCAGCTCCACACTCCCAccaacctcctcctcctctctctcgctctgtcTGACTTTCTGGTGGGCCTCCTGGTGTGGCCTGGTGAGATCTACATGAGAACATCCTGCTGGACTCTTGGTGATGTGCTGTGCTTCTTGTATAATTACATCTCCTTTATAATCATGTCTGTTTCCGTAGGAAACATGGTGCTGATATCAGCTGATCGTTATGTGGCTATTTGTGATCCTCTGCATTATAACACCAAAGTCACTGTGAGAAGAGTTCAACTTTGTGTTTGTCTCTGTTGgttctcttcttttctttacTGTAGCATTATTTTGAATGATCAGCTGGTTCATCCTGGAAGGTATATTTCCTGCTATGGAGAGTGTGTCTTTGGCGTTGACTATTATGCAGGTGTTGTGGACATTGTTGTGAACTTCATCCTCCctctcagcatcatcatcactcTGTACATGAGAGTGTTTGTGGTTGCTGTGTCTCAGGCACGAGCCATGAGCTCTCATGTTACATCAGTCACACTACAGCATTCAGTCACTGTCAGAGCAAAGAAATCAGAGTTGAAGGCAGCCAGGACTCTTGGTGTCCTTGTCCTCGTCTTCCTCGTGTGTTTCTGTCCATATTACATCGTTACTCTCACAGGTGACAAAATAATGATTTCGTCATTTACGCAATATGTTCTTTATTTGTATAGTTTGAACTACTGCGTAAACCCTTTGATCTATGCCTTGTTTTATCCGTGGTTTAGAAGAGCTGTTAGACACATTGTCACGCTGCACATACTGCAGCCTGGCTCCTGTGGgaccaacattattttgagttgA